The Corynebacterium suranareeae genome window below encodes:
- a CDS encoding ABC transporter transmembrane domain-containing protein, giving the protein MPRLWRARCRLLLTALGVLGVLQALLAIMVSLSVATTLEGNRALVGLLLATTLGLGVAQWIQKVVAEDLGQHYVHEVRRELVGAALVPGNATSLGVTVTRASNDLTAVRNWVTLGIVSIATGVPLIATVLAALFVHDFRTGIAVAVPLLMCVSVLPVVARWTLIRARELRKKRGRMAARIADSVMAGELLHATGAIDRELNAVTRESDRVVIAAVRRSWATGFSRALMAMAASLGTVSIVISGHLEVSEVAGIMMLLGVLATPVAELGRVVEYRQNYKAATRILIPLLQKGSEFKHSQQKLPGLQATEGIPGVYVKGISALPGERIYLHGSADATRKWVASLSAMEEGADAIVNGQRLSQLPLKQRRALIGIASAHHHLSRGSVSRLVGLRVPDATEEEIEQALEQVGLNNTGKQRLKNGGQPWSTSQINKLKIASATLRTPPLLVIEGITPENLHNYPGVIISTVQENPSKTWRQVNI; this is encoded by the coding sequence ATGCCTAGGTTATGGCGTGCTCGCTGCAGGCTTTTGCTCACTGCCCTAGGTGTCCTTGGTGTGCTGCAGGCGCTGCTGGCGATCATGGTGTCGTTGAGCGTAGCCACCACATTAGAGGGAAACCGAGCACTTGTTGGATTGCTGCTTGCCACCACGTTGGGATTGGGGGTGGCGCAGTGGATTCAAAAAGTAGTGGCAGAAGATCTAGGCCAGCATTATGTGCATGAGGTGCGTCGTGAATTGGTGGGTGCTGCGCTGGTGCCGGGGAATGCTACTTCTCTGGGGGTGACTGTAACCAGGGCAAGCAATGATCTTACTGCGGTGCGCAATTGGGTGACGTTGGGAATCGTTTCGATTGCCACCGGTGTGCCGTTGATCGCGACTGTGCTGGCAGCATTGTTTGTTCACGATTTTCGCACGGGAATCGCGGTGGCTGTACCACTTCTCATGTGTGTATCCGTGCTGCCGGTGGTGGCGCGGTGGACTTTGATAAGAGCACGTGAACTGCGCAAAAAGCGTGGACGCATGGCTGCGCGGATTGCAGATTCTGTCATGGCAGGAGAATTACTGCATGCAACAGGAGCGATAGACCGTGAGCTCAATGCCGTCACCCGAGAGTCCGACCGAGTGGTGATAGCTGCTGTAAGACGTTCCTGGGCCACCGGTTTTAGCCGCGCATTGATGGCAATGGCAGCCTCGCTTGGCACTGTCAGCATTGTGATTTCTGGTCACCTGGAAGTAAGTGAGGTTGCGGGAATAATGATGCTTCTTGGCGTTCTTGCCACTCCAGTTGCAGAACTTGGACGCGTGGTGGAATATCGCCAAAACTACAAAGCGGCAACTCGCATCCTGATTCCACTTTTGCAAAAAGGCTCAGAATTTAAACACTCCCAACAAAAACTGCCCGGATTGCAAGCAACAGAAGGAATTCCCGGTGTCTATGTCAAAGGTATTTCTGCACTTCCTGGAGAACGAATCTACCTCCACGGCTCTGCAGATGCGACGAGAAAATGGGTTGCCTCATTATCTGCAATGGAGGAAGGCGCAGATGCAATAGTCAACGGTCAAAGGCTCTCGCAGCTTCCTTTGAAACAACGACGCGCCCTCATCGGAATTGCTTCAGCACATCACCACTTAAGCCGTGGTTCAGTATCGCGCCTGGTTGGTTTGCGGGTACCGGATGCCACTGAGGAAGAAATTGAGCAAGCACTGGAACAAGTTGGTCTGAACAACACCGGGAAACAACGCTTGAAAAACGGCGGACAACCCTGGAGTACTTCGCAGATCAACAAACTGAAAATCGCCAGCGCCACCCTTCGAACCCCACCGCTTTTGGTAATCGAAGGCATCACCCCTGAAAATCTCCACAACTATCCAGGAGTGATCATCTCCACCGTTCAGGAGAACCCATCCAAAACATGGCGGCAAGTGAACATCTAA
- the gluQRS gene encoding tRNA glutamyl-Q(34) synthetase GluQRS — protein MAGRYAPSPSGDLHFGNLRTALLAWLFARSEGKKFLMRVEDIDEQRSSRESAESQLADLSALGLEWDGEVLYQSTRYDAYRAALEKLDTYECYCSRRDIQEASRAPHVAPGVYPGTCRDFGEEERVEKRASLAAQNRHPAIRLRAQVSSFDFYDRLRGPQTGPVDDFILLRGGQEPGWAYNLAVVVDDAFQGVDQVVRGDDLLDSAARQAYLGSLLGVAAPEYIHVPLVLNAHGQRLAKRDGAVTLKEMLIDAPLHTIFSRLASSLGYEGVNSAPQLLEIFDPTTLSREPFIY, from the coding sequence ATGGCAGGACGATACGCACCATCACCAAGCGGCGACCTTCACTTCGGCAACCTCCGCACAGCACTGCTGGCCTGGTTGTTTGCCAGGTCCGAAGGCAAAAAATTCCTCATGCGGGTTGAAGACATCGATGAACAACGCTCATCACGCGAATCCGCCGAAAGTCAACTCGCGGACCTGTCAGCGCTGGGACTTGAGTGGGACGGCGAGGTGCTCTACCAATCCACACGCTACGACGCCTACCGCGCAGCATTAGAAAAACTCGACACCTACGAGTGTTATTGCTCGCGCCGGGACATCCAAGAAGCCTCGCGGGCTCCGCATGTAGCTCCGGGGGTGTATCCGGGAACGTGTAGGGATTTTGGGGAGGAGGAGCGCGTCGAAAAGCGGGCAAGCTTGGCTGCTCAAAACCGCCACCCTGCCATCCGCCTGCGCGCGCAGGTGTCGTCTTTTGATTTTTATGACCGACTTCGCGGGCCACAAACCGGGCCTGTGGATGATTTTATTTTGCTTCGCGGTGGCCAAGAACCCGGCTGGGCGTACAACTTAGCAGTCGTGGTCGATGATGCCTTTCAAGGAGTTGACCAGGTAGTTCGTGGCGATGACCTGCTTGATTCCGCCGCGCGCCAAGCCTACCTCGGCTCGCTGCTGGGTGTGGCTGCCCCCGAATACATCCACGTGCCGCTCGTGCTCAACGCCCACGGCCAGCGCCTCGCTAAACGCGACGGGGCGGTCACGCTTAAAGAAATGCTTATCGACGCCCCCCTCCACACCATTTTCTCTCGCCTCGCATCATCGCTCGGCTACGAGGGGGTAAATTCTGCACCCCAATTGTTGGAAATTTTCGATCCCACAACCCTAAGCCGGGAGCCATTTATTTACTGA
- a CDS encoding intradiol ring-cleavage dioxygenase, whose product MAEQLRQFEGRVLPNQSEDLEDQGLGFDLGTVFSRRKVLGFIGVGGAGVALAACAPSGSSSASSTSSATSATSAAAETLTEMNSETAGPYPGDGSNGPDVLEISGVERQDITKSIDSDTVAEGVPLTLTMTLLDMSNNNQPMEGAAVYVWHCDAPGRYSMYDSELEDETYLRGVQIADKYGQVTFDTIFPGCYAGRWVHIHFEVFPDRDSITDSTNNILTSQIALDEASAASVYALDVYGNSLTNLNDISLDTDNVFSDGWDQQMANLTGDATSGFIASIDVPIDPTTEQNQSMNMPSGGQGGPGGQGGPGGMTPPDGMAPPQNAQ is encoded by the coding sequence ATGGCTGAGCAGTTGCGTCAATTTGAAGGCAGGGTACTTCCCAACCAGTCCGAGGATCTGGAAGATCAGGGATTGGGATTTGATCTAGGGACCGTTTTCTCCCGGAGGAAGGTTTTGGGATTCATCGGTGTCGGTGGTGCTGGTGTGGCACTTGCTGCTTGTGCGCCTTCTGGTTCCTCATCCGCATCCAGCACGTCGAGTGCAACCTCAGCAACTTCGGCTGCAGCAGAGACCTTGACTGAGATGAACTCCGAGACTGCTGGCCCATACCCTGGCGATGGTTCCAATGGTCCGGATGTGTTGGAAATTTCGGGGGTGGAACGCCAGGACATCACCAAGTCGATCGATTCTGACACCGTGGCCGAGGGTGTGCCATTGACGTTGACCATGACCCTTTTGGACATGAGCAACAACAATCAGCCAATGGAGGGTGCTGCGGTATACGTGTGGCACTGTGACGCGCCGGGTCGATATTCAATGTACGACTCTGAGCTGGAAGATGAGACCTATTTACGTGGTGTGCAGATTGCCGATAAGTATGGTCAGGTCACTTTCGATACCATTTTCCCTGGTTGTTATGCGGGCCGGTGGGTACATATTCATTTCGAGGTGTTCCCTGATCGAGACAGCATCACGGATTCCACAAACAACATTTTGACGTCGCAGATTGCTTTGGATGAAGCATCAGCAGCATCGGTGTATGCACTTGATGTGTATGGAAATTCCTTGACCAACTTGAATGACATTTCTCTGGATACTGACAATGTCTTTTCTGATGGCTGGGATCAGCAGATGGCTAACCTCACCGGCGATGCAACCAGCGGTTTTATCGCCTCGATTGATGTGCCGATTGATCCAACGACGGAGCAGAATCAGTCCATGAACATGCCAAGTGGAGGCCAAGGAGGTCCCGGTGGTCAGGGAGGTCCCGGCGGCATGACTCCTCCAGATGGCATGGCTCCACCTCAGAATGCTCAGTAA
- a CDS encoding aminotransferase class I/II-fold pyridoxal phosphate-dependent enzyme: MRRYAVMSSVSLQDFDAERIGLFHEDIKRKFDELKSKNLKLDLTRGKPSSEQLDFADELLALPGKDDFKAADGTDVRNYGGLDGIVDIRQIWADLLGVPVDQVLAGDASSLNIMFDVISWSYIFGNNDSVQPWLKEETVKWICPVPGYDRHFSITERFGFEMISVPMNEDGPDMDAVEELVKDPQVKGMWVVPVFSNPTGFTVTEDVAKRLSAMETAAPDFRVVWDNAYAVHTLTEEFPEVIDIVGLGEAAGNPNRFWAFTSTSKITFAGAGVSFFLTSAENRKWYTGHAGIRGIGPNKVNQLAHARYFGDAEGVRAVMRKHAASLAPKFNKVLEILDTRLSEFGVAQWTVPAGGYFISLDVVPGTASRVAELAKEAGIALTGAGSSFPLRQDPENKNLRLAPSLPPVEELEVAMDGVATCVLLAAAEHYAN; this comes from the coding sequence ATGCGGAGGTACGCAGTTATGAGTTCAGTTTCGCTGCAGGATTTTGATGCAGAGCGAATTGGTTTGTTCCACGAGGACATCAAGCGCAAGTTTGATGAGCTCAAGTCAAAAAATCTGAAGCTGGATCTTACTCGCGGTAAGCCTTCGTCGGAGCAGTTGGATTTCGCTGATGAGTTGTTGGCGTTGCCTGGTAAGGATGATTTCAAGGCTGCGGATGGTACGGATGTCCGCAACTATGGCGGTCTGGATGGCATCGTTGATATTCGCCAGATTTGGGCGGATTTGCTGGGTGTTCCTGTGGATCAGGTGTTGGCTGGTGATGCGTCGAGTTTGAACATCATGTTTGATGTGATCAGTTGGTCGTACATTTTCGGTAACAATGATTCGGTTCAGCCTTGGTTGAAGGAAGAAACCGTTAAGTGGATTTGCCCTGTTCCTGGCTATGATCGTCACTTCTCCATCACGGAGCGTTTCGGCTTTGAGATGATTTCTGTGCCTATGAACGAAGACGGCCCTGATATGGATGCTGTTGAGGAATTGGTGAAGGATCCGCAGGTTAAGGGCATGTGGGTTGTGCCGGTGTTTTCTAACCCGACTGGTTTCACGGTGACAGAAGACGTCGCAAAGCGTCTAAGCGCAATGGAAACCGCAGCTCCGGACTTCCGCGTTGTGTGGGACAATGCCTACGCCGTTCATACGCTGACCGAGGAATTCCCTGAGGTTATCGATATCGTCGGGCTTGGTGAGGCCGCTGGTAACCCGAACCGTTTCTGGGCGTTTACCTCTACTTCTAAGATCACTTTTGCTGGTGCGGGTGTGTCGTTCTTCCTTACCTCGGCGGAGAACCGCAAGTGGTACACCGGCCATGCGGGTATCCGTGGAATTGGCCCAAACAAGGTTAATCAGTTGGCGCATGCACGTTACTTCGGTGATGCAGAAGGTGTGCGTGCGGTGATGCGTAAGCATGCTGCGTCGTTGGCTCCGAAGTTCAATAAGGTGTTGGAGATCCTCGATACCCGTCTTTCTGAGTTTGGTGTGGCGCAGTGGACTGTTCCTGCTGGCGGTTACTTCATTTCCTTGGATGTGGTTCCTGGTACGGCGTCTCGCGTGGCGGAGTTGGCTAAGGAAGCCGGCATCGCGCTGACCGGTGCGGGTTCGTCTTTCCCACTACGCCAGGATCCAGAGAACAAGAATCTACGTTTGGCACCGTCACTGCCTCCAGTTGAAGAACTCGAGGTGGCGATGGACGGCGTGGCTACCTGTGTATTGTTGGCGGCAGCGGAGCATTACGCTAACTAA
- a CDS encoding suppressor of fused domain protein — translation MNTAETAHWINRLLPGTPEFHQVGAFKVAGYTLEDESIACSVDFGRVNTGLVTEGGAETVDVRSEILCLARAEVSVPGRAVGAAATMLLDASLSFKSAPDSSVTPMHAQPGQILPGVGIMANLPQQGYSVVHGILADPRIWGPEIPYVREEAGQVNVEAPDEAGDLARLTLPLQLILLTEEEFAYAMSNGSDVLFQHMAEQNVDLLDLKR, via the coding sequence GTGAATACAGCGGAGACAGCACATTGGATTAACCGTCTGCTTCCCGGGACACCGGAATTCCACCAGGTTGGCGCGTTTAAAGTGGCAGGTTACACGCTTGAGGATGAATCAATTGCGTGTTCTGTCGATTTCGGGCGCGTCAACACTGGGCTGGTCACAGAGGGAGGCGCGGAAACGGTCGATGTGCGCAGCGAGATTTTGTGCCTGGCTAGGGCAGAGGTGTCAGTGCCGGGGCGCGCCGTCGGCGCTGCTGCAACAATGCTTCTCGACGCCTCCCTCTCCTTCAAATCCGCCCCCGATTCCAGTGTCACTCCCATGCATGCCCAACCAGGGCAGATCCTTCCTGGTGTGGGCATCATGGCGAATCTTCCCCAGCAGGGCTATTCAGTAGTTCACGGAATTTTGGCGGATCCCCGCATTTGGGGACCTGAGATTCCCTATGTCCGCGAAGAAGCAGGGCAGGTCAATGTGGAAGCTCCCGATGAAGCTGGAGACCTTGCCAGATTGACGTTGCCCCTGCAGCTTATTTTGCTGACTGAGGAAGAGTTCGCCTATGCAATGAGCAACGGCAGTGATGTGTTGTTCCAGCATATGGCGGAGCAAAATGTTGATCTTCTGGATCTGAAACGTTAA